The following nucleotide sequence is from Apodemus sylvaticus chromosome 2, mApoSyl1.1, whole genome shotgun sequence.
AGTTCAAGGTTAGACTGAGCTCTACAGTAAGTTCTAGGCTACACTGAGTTGTAAAACCCCCTCTCACCCGTTCCCTGATCCCACCCCCTAAAAGAGTGTGAGGACAGAACGGGCCTAAAATATTGACTAGTTTGCTTTGACTATGATTTAGGGAGGGAGATGAGGAACTCCCTGGAAAAGTAGAACAGAATGACCAAAGATGCAGAGATGGCAATGTGGTCGTATTTTTGGGAAAACTTCCTTGAAGTCAAGCTACTTCAAGGAAGGGTGTATCTCATAAGATGCAGACTAGGAGTGAACAGTTGATGTTAGGCCCTGACACACAAGCAACAGAGAAAGCTGCTGAGTAGAGgtgaagcaaagaaaataatgtggGGAAGATTGTTGCCAAAGCTATCCCTTTTCAAAATAGAACATCAAAGTACACTCTTTATTTGTAATGATTTACCACACAGCCTACGTGTGCCTTATTAGTAATGAGAGCCCTTCCCCAGGCCTATCTGACCAGTTAAATGCTTAGAACAACCTGGAAGAGCTGGGCAGGAATGTGAGAGGTACTGGTGAGATGGCTGTTGAGATGTAACTCTGAGCCCCTTCTTTCAGATGAAGAACTTGTCATCAAAGCTGAAGACCTTGCTAGAGCTTCCTTGTGTCCTGAAGTTCCAGTAGCCTTCTCTgtgccaccaccagcagcagccaaGGATGCATTTTCAGATATAGCTTTCAAAAGCCAGCAGTGTACACCCATGGCACCTTTTGGACGAACAGCCACTGACCTGCCTGAAGCTTCAGAGGGACAAGTGACCTTTACTCAGTTAGGAagctacccactcccacctccaggTGGAGAGCAGCTGTTCTCATGCCACCATTGTGGCAAGAGCCTCAGTCAAGACATGTTAATGACACATCAGTGTAGCCACACTGCTGATCACCCCTTAACCTGTGCCCAGTGTCCTAAGCACTTCGCCCCACAAGCAGATATCGGTAGCACCTCCCAGGATCATGCCAATGAAACACCACCCACCTGCCCTCACTGTGCGCGGACATTCACGCACCCCTCACGACTCACATACCACCTTCGTGTCCACAACAGCACTGAGCGCCCTTTCCTCTGTCCTGATTGTCCCAAGCGCTTCGCAGACCAGGCTCGACTCACCAGCCATCGGCGAGCTCATGCTACTGAGAGGCCCTTCCGTTGCCCACAGTGTGGTCGTAGCTTCAGTCTTAAGATCAGTCTCCTGCTTCATCAGCGGGGACACGCACAAGAGCGCCCCTTCTCCTGTCCTCAGTGTGGGATTGACTTCAATGGCCACTCTGCGTTGATTCGTCACCAGATGATCCACACAGGCGAGCGTCCCTACCCGTGCACAGACTGTAGTAAGAGCTTCATGCGTAAGGAACACTTGTTAAACCACCGGAGGCTGCACACAGGTGAGCGGCCTTTCCAGTGTCCGCACTGTGGCAAGAGCTTCATCCGCAAACACCACCTCATGAAGCACCAGCGCATCCACACAGGCGAGCGGCCATACCCCTGTGCAGTGTGCGGAAGGAGCTTCCGCTACAAGCAGACGCTCAAGGACCACCTACGGACCGGTCACAGTGGAGGCTGTGCGGGTGATAGGGACCCTTCTGTACAGCCACCAGACCCACCTGGTCCACTCTTAACTGCCCTGGAAACCTCTGGCCTAGGTGTTAGCACTGAAGGTCTAGAATCTAGTCAGTGGTATGGGGAAGGGAGTGGAGGGGTGGTTTTGTAGATCTGAGGCCTTTTGGTTATT
It contains:
- the Znf398 gene encoding zinc finger protein 398 — translated: MAEATAAPTSEWDSECLTSLQPLPLPTPPAANEAHLQTAAISLWTVVAAVQAIERKVEVHSRRLLHLEGRTGTAEKKLAGCEKTVTELGSQLDGKWAVLGTLLQEYGLLQRRLDNLENLLRNRNFWILRLPPGIKGDIPKVPVAFDDVSIYFSTPEWEKLEEWQKELYKNIMKGNYESLISMDYAMNQPDVLSQIQPEGEHSTDDQPRPEASEIPADPSEEPGLSTSDILSWIKQEEEPQVGVPQESKESDLYKGTYADEELVIKAEDLARASLCPEVPVAFSVPPPAAAKDAFSDIAFKSQQCTPMAPFGRTATDLPEASEGQVTFTQLGSYPLPPPGGEQLFSCHHCGKSLSQDMLMTHQCSHTADHPLTCAQCPKHFAPQADIGSTSQDHANETPPTCPHCARTFTHPSRLTYHLRVHNSTERPFLCPDCPKRFADQARLTSHRRAHATERPFRCPQCGRSFSLKISLLLHQRGHAQERPFSCPQCGIDFNGHSALIRHQMIHTGERPYPCTDCSKSFMRKEHLLNHRRLHTGERPFQCPHCGKSFIRKHHLMKHQRIHTGERPYPCAVCGRSFRYKQTLKDHLRTGHSGGCAGDRDPSVQPPDPPGPLLTALETSGLGVSTEGLESSQWYGEGSGGVVL